The sequence CATCGTAGAAAGCTTACGTCGCGAAGGTTATAAAGTCCAGGCATATGCAAATGGTCCTCAAGCGTTAAAAGATTTTCAATTCAAACCAATATCGCTTGCTATCATAGATTTGAAGATGGAACCGATGAACGGCATTCAAATACTCGAAAAAATTAAAGAACAGAACCCCGCCACCGAGGTGTTGATGATTTCAGCTTATGGAACTGTTGAAGATGCAGTGAAAGCGATACAATTGGGCGCCGCCGATTTTCTTACCAAGCCATTCTCGCCCGATGAATTGCGGATGCGTGTTAAGAAAATTGTAGAGAAAATACAAAGCGAAAGAAGAATTCAAGAGTTGATCGAGCAAAATCGTTTGCTTAGTGACGAGGCATTTTCGAGTTATGCAGAGATGATTGGGAATTCGTTACAGATTAAAAAAGTTTTTACACTTGTTGAACAGGTTGCCAACACAGAAAGCACTGTTTTGATACAAGGTGAAAGCGGAACCGGAAAAGAATTAATCGCAAGGGCAATACATCGAAAAAGCAAGCGTGCTGAGAATGCTTTTATAAAAGTAAACTGTGGGGCGTTGAACGAAAATCTTCTCGAGAGCGAATTGTTTGGACACGAGAAAGGAGCATTCACCGGCGCGATACGACTGAAAAAAGGAAGATTCGAATTAGCTAACAAAGGAACCTTGTTCTTAGATGAAGTGGGCGATATTTCCCAAGCGATGCAAGTGAAGTTGTTACGGGTTTTACAAGAAGGCGAATTTGAACGAGTGGGGGGCGAATCGACTTTAAAAACCGATGTTAGAATTATCGCTGCAACAAACCGCGACTTACAAAAATTGATACGCGAAGAAAAGTTTAGAGAAGACTTATATTATAGGTTGAGTATTATTCCAATTAACATTCCGCCGCTTCGAGAAAGGAGAGAAGATATTCCGCTTCTTGTAGATTATTTTTTAAAAAAACAGGCAGGAATAAATTGTCAAAAGGAAAAACAGATTGAGATTGATGGTTTGAAATTGTTAGTCGATTATCTTTGGCCCGGCAATATTCGTGAGTTGGAAAATTTAATAGAAAGATTGACCGTTATTACGATCGGTGATAAAATTGAATCCAATTTAATTTCGAGCCACCTGAACCAAGGTTTGAACGTAAATACCAGCTATAATAATCTACCACTTGAAAGAGCTGTGGAGTCTCTTGAAAAGAATTTAATCGTGCAGGCGTTGAAAAAAGCTAACGGAGTAAAAAACAAAGCAGCTAAATATTTAGGAATACCTACGAGTGTTCTTTATTATAAGATGGAAAAATATGATTTATAAAAAAATAAAATATCTAAAAGCTGTAACAAGATTCGGTGGTCTTTTATTATTTATATCCATTATTGCTCTACAGAATATTGATGCCCAAAACCTCAACGATGTTGAAAAAGGATTTGAATCGTTAAAAAGTAATTTAGTAAAAGAAAATTTTATTTTGGATTCCCTAAATCAAAGCTTAGAAGAAAGGGCAGAATTAATAAATGAAGAAAAAGGTAAGTCGAAACCGGATCAGGATAAAATTTATAAATTAATGGCTGGGTCGGTTACAATCTCTAACTCGATCGAATTGCAGCAGAAAATTATATCTCAGTTAGAAAAGACTCTTGAAGAAACAAGCCAAAAGTTAGATTATAATTATACAGTACTTATCGACTCTCTCAAAGCATTAAAACAAACAACTCTGAAGATGTCCGACGTAAGAGATATTGATAGACAAATACTATCTAATATTGAAAAGCGACTCCTGATTACACCAAGAATTAACCAACTCTCGTTTATTCCGGAAAAAATACTTGCGATCAACCTAACCAAAACTAAGGATACTGTTCAAAGGAATATTTACGCTGAATATCTAACAAGCGCACTAAACGAAGTCAACACCCTGCTAAGCCAAGTGAACGAAACGAGCAGCGAAATAACACAAATAATAGCACTACACACAAAGGCAAATAAATTTTTAGATGAGGTAGAATTCGAGAACCGGATTAAACCTGTCGGAACATCTTCAACAATGTCTGCTTCGACCGAAGCAAGCATTAGGTTTTCCGACGAGAAAGGTTCAGAGTTTAGCTCACAGTTGCAGTCTTATGTTTCTTTAAACGACCAGTTAAATTTTCGTCAGTCGCCTTATATTCACACAACAGGTGAAAAGTCTTTAAAATTCAGTAACGACCGGGTAAGTTTAAAAGACTATCTGGAATTACTAAAAGAACTAAAAAAGGGGTTGAGTGATTACCGTTCAATTCTTTCTGAAAAACTAAACGCTCGCCGATGAAATATTTTTATCCCACTCTCTGTTACTCTTTCTTTTTAATTCTAATCTATTCTAATGCCTCATTTTGTCAGGTTACTTGGAAAACGAGTTTAGAGACTGGGTATTATAATTCTTCCGGCGACGGATTAACCGGGCAAGAAGATATTCAAATAAAATTAGAAGGTCAGCTTAGATATGATTACGAACGGAAAAAGCAAAACGCCTCCGCTTATTTAAGAGTGAGACCAGAAATGTTTGGGCTTAAAGACCAATTGAGGTCGATGCGTTTAAAAGCTTTTGGCTCGTATAGTTATGACTTTGACAATTTTGTGGGCGGAATAAATATTACGTCTCAAAGGCATCTTTTCTCAGGAAAATATTTAGAAATAAACTATGAATCATTTTTATTGTTAGGCGATGCTTCGTTCGAATTATTTAATAATACGCCGGCAAATGCAAGCATCGGTTATGCATATCATAGTTTGAGCGCCGAAGAACAAAGTCTCGATTTAATTTTCTTTGATACAAAACTAAATCAGGCCATCAATTCTTACTTAACAATTGGTTATGGTGGCTAC comes from Bacteroidota bacterium and encodes:
- a CDS encoding sigma-54 dependent transcriptional regulator translates to MKNEEIIVIEDNETMRLGIVESLRREGYKVQAYANGPQALKDFQFKPISLAIIDLKMEPMNGIQILEKIKEQNPATEVLMISAYGTVEDAVKAIQLGAADFLTKPFSPDELRMRVKKIVEKIQSERRIQELIEQNRLLSDEAFSSYAEMIGNSLQIKKVFTLVEQVANTESTVLIQGESGTGKELIARAIHRKSKRAENAFIKVNCGALNENLLESELFGHEKGAFTGAIRLKKGRFELANKGTLFLDEVGDISQAMQVKLLRVLQEGEFERVGGESTLKTDVRIIAATNRDLQKLIREEKFREDLYYRLSIIPINIPPLRERREDIPLLVDYFLKKQAGINCQKEKQIEIDGLKLLVDYLWPGNIRELENLIERLTVITIGDKIESNLISSHLNQGLNVNTSYNNLPLERAVESLEKNLIVQALKKANGVKNKAAKYLGIPTSVLYYKMEKYDL